In Macrobrachium rosenbergii isolate ZJJX-2024 chromosome 27, ASM4041242v1, whole genome shotgun sequence, the genomic stretch tgcaacaaTTAAGGATCCTACTACAATAACATGTAACATGTTCATTAATaacaaaactggaaatatttACAGAGAACTCAATTTGAATTTccaattttcgtaaaattttggTTTATAAGCAGTCGAAAAAATAGTAAGAAACCCATCATGACGACTTCATATTActggaaataacattaaattaagaAGGATATGTGTTGCCTTCGTTCATACATGAACGATAAAAAGCAGTCAGAAAGCAATCCTTCCAAGAAATGAGCATTAGCAAAatgcagatatataaaataaaattttaatattaatcaacgacaaaaatatgaaagaataatgcACTGTGATACAAAATGAACTTTTGGaaaatctctctaaaataaaGGCAGAAATGTTACCAATGAATCAGCTTAACACTatcatatagaattttttttaacctctcaTGAATCAAACACACCAAAATAACTTGAACATCAAGTTTCTCAGAAGCTAAAACTGTTTAGATGGAAAGAGAAATCCTTCTGAACTATCAAGTTATGTGCTAAGATATACCGAGCTACACTACTATGAAAAATATGTAGGACCTTTTGCACATTGCTGCTTCTATCATTTTAAATCCTAAGAGCTGAAGACTTTATCAAATGTATTTATATGCTCACCTTCCACTTACAAAATGGGTGATGACTTCTTTGACCAATCCTGATCTTCCTCCAGTTGTAGTTTTACAAAAAGATCCTCTCATGAAATTAATTCCTAAAGTCAAACCAATTCTTGGGTATGAAAAATCAAGACAAGTGTTGCAAGATGaatccatataaaaataaaagtatgcaatATGATGACAATAATGCATAAACTGATATGACTTTAGGAAATGTTATTCACAATAGTAACTTTTTGAGGAAGCATGTTAACAGTAGTAAGATCTCAAAATTCTTAAGAGAGGGAGTGCAGTGCTGGAGTGTCAGCTCTCCCTTACAGAAAGTATTGATCAAACCGATCTTGAAAGAAATTTCCATTGGTGCCAAAAGCATCATCATGGATCTTTTTAATAGGCTGCCCTGTCATACGGCAGTACTCTTCCCATCCACCTATGTAATGACGTGATCTGGAAAGGAAAATAGtaaaactaatatttataaaaatatagagaaataaattttacacaatttccaaactggaaaaataaagccTTACTTTACATGTGCATATCTAGAACCACAGGAGATAAATCCCCTTGCTGAAAGCAGTACTCCATTACAGGTACTAACTGGTTTTTGTAACAACCTACCTTTAGATTTCTTGGGCCATCTAAACTTCAGCAACCTCAAGCTACAAAAGGCTGCTTATTACAGAGGTTGGGAGGATAGCTGTAACTGTCAGTAAAATTAAAGGTGTTTTTCAAATGggcaaatacaaaattttcatattgGTACATTCACAAATAATCCTCTTGTTTTAAATGGGGAAGTTCTGCAGTTTATAGGAGGTGGGAGCTGTAATGGCCCTAGTACTTGCACAATTAGAGATATAAAATGTTGGTCATATGAACCTGAGGATTCCAAAAGATTTACAGTACCATGCATGGCCTGGCCACCTAAAGGGTGTTTTCTACAGGCAGTTTCATGATACCTTGAGCAAGAAGGTTAAACTGCAGACTGAACTACTAATTAAGTATTCTAAAACTGAGAACCCCTATCAACACCATTGGTCCTAATGAAAGTCTGGAGAGATGATTAGTGGTACCGATCAGATTAGATGAGACAAAGACTGACTAACATCTCCAACACACACACTGCCCTTACAGCTAGAGCCAATACACTTTTCCCCTCCTGGGAACCACATGATTGGGCAAGTACCATGTCTAAGTATAAACTCTTGATGCTTGAAATCCTGATTAAGATTCTAATGAGTGCCTATGCCTTCCATGCTTGAGGATGGGAATGTGAATAATACTCAGTCAGCTTTTTGTTCAGAGAAGTTGCATACTGGCTGTGGTGATACTTCCACCATTTTCTGAGTTGTTTGCATATTTCAGGATGAGCTGTGGAgatatgaaattacatttttccttCTTGGGCTATATTTTATACTGATTATGATCTTCTGCCTAGCCCTTATGTAGGGTACTACTTTTGAATTGTCCCGTATGATAGCTACAAACAACCACCAGGGTGTCCTCTACTGGTAACAGTCCCAAGCCACTAAAATTGTTTCTGCTGTAAGGATGACTTTCCTGATTCTCTATAAGTTTCCAAAATGGGCTCCAAATTACTGCAAGTCGCAATCATTAAAAGAGGCAAATCTGAAGAAAGTAGTGCTCTTCTCTCCTCCAATATATGTTCCTCATAATCTAACTGTTGAGGTAAGTAAGCTACTGAGAATCCTTTTGTGACCAACTAATATTTAAACATCTTGTCTGCCACCAGGAACTTTTCTCTTAAGAGAAACTAAATTACCCATGAGGGACCtccaaaattttattctttacattcaTGCCTAAGTACACAATGCATGAGAGGGTGCATCATATACCTAATAATGAATTATGcacattttgttaattattagGGCTAGGTAACTGCAAAGTTGTGGTATCcaacaaatgttttcctttaaatttcttttgagaTGATGTAGGAAACCACTAGGCATCTAAGTAACTTATCTCTGCAATGTGATTTTGATAATTACTATTACAATAACGTCACTTATTCACTTTCAGCAAAGGctttattgattttaaaatgaaatctcatggtaaaattctggcataTTTTAAATGTGCTCTGATACTGCAGTATCCTGATACTCCCATGAGGTACTGTATTGTTAATCATATAAGAGAATCacttacaataaatttttttgtatttgcagcCACATGTCAGCCAtgccacttttattttttgtatcatgaCTGCAATATTCTGTACAGTGATTAGGATCAATGATGATATAAGTGCAATGTGGCTGGCCTGACACAGATGATCCTTGTATTTGGAGGAATGTCTACAAACCTGGACAACCACCAGTGTCAAGAACAAGAAAAGGGTTTTTAAGAATGAGGGACTTCAGAAACAGAATGAGACAGTAATATGAAATCTTGATTTCAGTGAACTTTCCCTTTGAATCTCAATTCTGTACAAACAGTTAAACGTGTGGTAGTGTCTATTTTAACAGAACCAACAGTTGTTTTTTGGAATGTGAAGTACAGATTTTTCTATGATTGGTTAGTTGGCTTTATGGCTGGTTTATTCTATCTACAGGATATTGTTGAGAATTACTGCAAGCAGCATGTTTCTGTCACCTACTGCTTGTCTTTGTCCATAATGGCTGTTTGTCCACACAAACTTCCAGCCCATCTACAAGTCAACCCTTAAACCATGTTAATAGTCCTCTAGGTGTTCGGCTGTCAGTCCTACGTTTCTGTGCTAAGGCTTCTTTATATAACAATGATTGCAAGTTTTCCTAAGTTCCACTAGTGGCAGTAATTGAAACACCAGCTGGTGCGTCAACATTGAAAATTAGTCAAATTTTGCCATTTCAAATAGGGTATTTGGTAGTTGTAATGAATTACAGAAACCCTGAATATACATGTATCAAGTATTTAAATTTGTTCAATCAGGAACCGTCTGCAATGGAGTTGTATATGTCTTTATCATATCTGGAAAAGATGCAGATTAAAGTAAAATTACACCCCTAGGGACATCTATGAATTTGGGAGTCAGAATTTTTCAAACCCATATACAGGTAATGAATTTCACTTCAGGAACAGAGTGAAAACTGAAAACTAGCATGGTTTTGTTTATGCTTTGATGCACCTCTTGGACAATACAATGAATCAACTTAAGGCAGACAAGGGACCAAGCATTACAAGTTTGGTACCTTCAGTTTTAGGGCAATAACACTTCATACCTGGGACCAcaaagcataaaaacaaatataaatatgctaGGAAAGCATTCACTTgttacaaataaatgaagaataaaagacttcccaATTACCTATTGTTTTAATAGCCTAATAAACCTACCAAACATCCATACAACTTTATTCAGTGTCGTAAAAATAGTCAGATACTGTATACCTAACTTTACCATAGTACAGTACTTGATTAAGTAACAAAGACACTCACAAGACATCACATTTACTAGTTCCATGAATAACAACTTACAACATGAGTAATCTTCCTCACTAGGCACTAACTCTCAACAGTATTGctgctaaaatgaaaataaaatatgttacatgaaaatacaaatatggaGAAAAGTTTAAATCTAAAGGAGCCCTAGAATAACCATGTGCTATCCTGTCTTAGTGAGCAGAGTTTAGCaataactatatactgtacatagaggGCACTTCCAACTAGTAGTGGAATGCTCAACTAGAGCTGTATTAGCTCATCTTCTTCCAAATAGACTTCAGACCTTGTCTAATAGTAACACACAAAGTGCTATGCATTAGTAAAATGAGGTTTGTTCCTTATATAAACTCATTAATGTCATCATACCACAATGAGTGAAATTAAAGAATTTATACGATTCCAGTATTGTATGTAACAATTTATAACTAATTCTTCCACTTACAAACTAAATTTTTGCACTAACCTTGTATCCCCAGACAAAATCATTATATAGGTATCCACTTTGGAATAAAATACAGGAATATGACCGAGTACatgcagaaaaataagaaatatttcatacTAACTTTTTGAAGCCCAATCGATGAGCAATCTCAACAGCAGCACTTGAGGCATTTGGGCCTCTGGCATAGAACACCAGGTTGCGGTCCAGTTTACATGGCTTCTCCATGCAGAATTCACGGGCCCATTCTTCTTCTGACAGTTGCAGAGCCACCTTCACTTTGCATACTGGAGAGCAAGAAACATTGATATTAGTTGCATAGTTAATAAGAActgttctataaaaataaaactaacagcCTCCAGAGGTAGATTTAAAATGGGGCACAGATGAGCAAAAATTAAGCTTCATAAATACTGCACAGAACACTTACAAACATTTTCTGAATTTATTCTTTGTTATAAGTGGGTATTATAcatatcataattagcaagaactcactagcaaattgcttccccctttttccttttttttttttttttttttttttttttcatttactgttggCCGATCGATATTTCGTTATTTcccacggtcagaatacaagaggTTAAAACGGATTGAAGACCACTCACTTTAGGTAGGTAATTCCTTTCCGaggcaaaagtaaatctgtctggttgttttcttacaggcaaaacccccctgcgggcatctgctgaacatgactcaactacCTATTTGATTGGATGTgaccctgccccataggaggggataaaagcgacaaaccacgaggcctcgctctcacacgtgcgctggataggatggagtaaggaccaagccacatgcccctggcagtgcccttagctaaccacgtggccctttccaaagtatactttctcctcgtgcccttcgaccgtgagccacgtgttcgctccaccgttgacctgcctgaTGCCTAaaaaattcccacgcattgcccttttcgTGAAGCCCCGCACCTAACAAGAGGAAGGACTTGCCTCGGAAATCGCAAAGTCATCCatggaccgctttctgcgctggaaccaaatctgcctttacggtaaagtgctctggaagacctccattcagtcatgcttttgtctcataacatttacttaatttgagacCCAGTAAttaccgaatctcttgtcaaatgtccgtgctcctcgagtgtcggcagtgctaagctatcattaattcatcgaagtccCTTGGTACCCTCAGTGCATCTTCGAatgttcattattcttttgtctatttacattactggcgtataatgtgcatatctctcatttcagagggaccctatatcatggaagcttcttggactgtgtctggaatcccccagtttcattcatcccgcaggaatcccctccaggatcaataatctacttgcattcctctttcccgcactaatgtcatttatgtaaatacactcctttaagtttgcccacgtgtttacgtaatatctcCCTTTAGTggaagagccttatgctcatatgaaattccccctttgttttcctcttttttatgttttcctggacccacgaagtcagaatcacaaggctaaattaccctaaattgctgctacctgtctcacagagaatatttcaaactaaatcgccaggaaaaacgtaaaaatatttaaatttcaaagaaCACTCAAGGTATTAACTATTTGCGTTTTCTTTTCAGCTTGAGcctacaaaatacatacatatagcctacaaCTGTAAGGTAGAACTTTATGATATACTAGTGCAAATTATAAGGCCACTTAAAAAAAGGCATTTCTTTGGAGTTGTGAATTGTACAACAGAGAACATCTGCATATGCTCAATCTATCTGTTAACTTTTCTGCGAGTACGAAAGTCCCTTTGCGTACAGAAAATGCTACGGGTGAAATCCATGCATCCTCGTGAAATTTAAAAGTTATATGGCCAAGATATCACAATTCCTTTTTCTAACTACAAGACCTAAACCATACCCATAAGATTTAAGGTAATGACATCCAATGATCCTaggcaatttttgttttaaatgccaGTACAAATTACTATAGTAAAGTTATGGTTTGGATATGATTTTCCTTCTACCATCCAGTAGTCTTTTAATTCCCAAATAACCATGTTTCAGGATCATGACATACCCTCTGATCCTAAGCAGCTTTTGTGTAATCCTAAATAAGCAGCCTcagtgcaaaaattattttatagaatTCTTGCCTTTCTGGCCAGAACTGATTTTTCTTTGACCTTGATAACATAACACTGGGTCCATATTATGACTCCTTTGATCCTcaacaattttttattcattaacgcATTTGAAAGTATGTTAATGAGATCAAAAACTTGCCAAAAAGATTTCTTCTTGCACTGATATGTGAAATTTAGGGCAATGTTAAGATGATGAAGTTATAAGGTTGAGTGCAAACacaccaaagaaaacaaatggaaagtatTAGGCAGAGAGCAAAACAGCTGAGGCTGAAGGGtttctgcaaagaacctttacttGCTAAAGTCTACAATGTGCTACACTCTTGTTGGCATCACTGTAcctcctcgtgtgtgtgtgtgtgtgtgtgtgtgtgtgtgtgtgtgtgtgtgtgtgtgtgtgtgtgtgtgtgtgt encodes the following:
- the LOC136853484 gene encoding thiosulfate:glutathione sulfurtransferase-like isoform X5; the encoded protein is MSCNQQVAHASTTQSHCTPLNTSVHTHSAPATPASPTPTPAPIPTPTPAPPRINRRTELDFEELRALQVAGAISLIDVRHPTEIENSGEIPGAINIPLCKVKVALQLSEEEWAREFCMEKPCKLDRNLVFYARGPNASSAAVEIAHRLGFKKSRHYIGGWEEYCRMTGQPIKKIHDDAFGTNGNFFQDRFDQYFL